CCGCGTGGGCTCCGAGATCTACCAGCGCGCCTCCAATGCCGGCAAACGTTGCCAGGCCATGATGGGCGCCAAGAACCACTGCGTGATCCTGCCCGACGCCGACCCCGAAGTGGCGCTGAACCAGCTGCTGGGCGCGGCCTTCGGCGCGGCCGGCCAGCGCTGCATGGCCGCCTCGGTGGCGGTGCTGGTGGGCGAGGCGCGCAATTGGCTGCCCGACTTCGTCGAACGCGCCAAGGGCCTGAAGGTCAATTCCGGCACCGACCGCAAGGCCGACCTGGGGCCGCTGGTGTCGCCCAATGCCAAGAAACGCGTCGAAAGCCTGATCCAGAAGGGCGTGGACGAAGGCGCCAAGCTGCTGCTCGACGGGCGCAACCTGAAAGTGCCGGGCTTCGAGCAAGGCAACTTCGTAGGCCCCACGGTGTTCGACGGCGTGACGGAAGACATGACCATCTACACCGAAGAAATTTTCGGCCCCGTGCTCAGCGTAGTGGGCGTCGACACCCTGGAAGAGGCGGTGGCGTTCATCAACCGCAACCCCAACGGCAACGGCGTGGCGCTGTTCACCCAGGACGGGGGCGCGGCCCGCTACTTCCAGAACAACATCGATGTGGGGCAGGTGGGCATCAATATTCCCATTCCCGTGCCGGTGGCCTGGTTCAGCTTCACCGGCTCGCGCGGGTCGAAGCTGGGCGACCTGGGGCCGAACGGCAAGCAGGCCGTGCAGTTCTGGACGCAGACCAAGACCGTGACCGCGCGCTGGTCGGCCCATGGGCGTACGGTGAACACCACGATCTCGATGCGCTGAGGTCTGTCACGCATCTGTCGCAGCAGGCCGCCAGCGGCGGCCTGCATCCCGCCTTGTGTCCCTCTAAACTTATATCTATAAATAATATAGAACAGGTTCTTTATTACTTATAATTGGCCGGTCTATCAGGGGCCACCATGAACCTGCAGCAATTCCGTTTTGTGCGCGAGACCATCCGGCGCGACTTCAACCTGACCGAAGCCGCCCGCATGCTGTATACCTCGCAGCCCGGCGTGTCGAAGGCCATTATCGAGTTCGAGGACGAACTAGGCATCAAGATTTTCGAACGCCATGGCAAGCGCATCAAGGGGCTGACCAAGCCCGGCCTGGCCGTGTCGCAGGTCATCGACCGCATCATGCGCGAAGTCGACAATCTGAAAAAAGTCAGCGATGAGTTCGCCCGCCGCGATGAAGGGGGCCTGGTCATTGCCTGCACCCATACACAGGCGCGCTATCTGCTGCCGCGCGTCATCCCCGGGTTCCGCAAGCAGTTTCCCAAGGTGCACCTGTCGCTGGCCGAAGGCAGCCCGGGCCAGTTGGCCGAGATGGTGCTGCACGAACAGGCCGACCTGGCCCTGGCGACCGAGTCGCTGGCCCTGACCCCCGGGCTGGCCACCCTGCCGGTGTATGCCTGGGAGCACACCGTGGTGGTGCGGCCCGACCATCCGCTGGCCGAACTCACCAGCAGCGCGGCCAAGAACCTGACGCTGGCGCAACTGGCCGAGTACCCCATCGTGACCTACGACCGCGCTTTTACCGGCCGCAGCACCATCGACGAGGTGTTCGCCAGCCAGGGCATCCATCCGGACATCGTGCTCGAAGCCATCGACGCCGACGTCATCAAGACCTACGTGGACGTCGGCCTGGGCATCGGCATCATCGCCGGCGTGGCCTACGATCCGCGCCGCGACGGCAACCTGGTGGGCCTGCCGGTGGGCCACCTGTTCGGCACGCATACCACGCGCGTCGGGGTGAAGGCCGGCGTGTTCCTGCGCGACTACGTCTACACCTTCCTGGAAATGATGGCGCCTGCGCTCACCCGCCAGGTGGTTACCGAGGCGGTGCAGGGCCATGGCGCCTGAACCGCCTGCCTGCCCCATCCCGCCCGGCCCCAGGCCGGGCTTTGTTTTGGGGGCCCGGTGAACGATGCTATGCCAGGGCAGGGGCCGATTAAAATAATTAAATAAGAACCGATCTCATTTGTGTTGACTAAAAAATAGGAATCATTATCATTAACTCCAGTTCTCAACGATCTGGAGTACATATCATGGCAGCAGCGCTTAGCGCAGTGGTGGTGGGCGCCGACAGGCTGGGGAATATTCCGGACCTGTTGAAGGGCCACAATATTTCGATCACGCACCATATCAGCGGGCGTGATCCTTCGCACCAGAAGAAGACGCTGCAGCTGCCCTCGGGCACGCAACTGGTCATTCTGCTGACCGACTTCCTGGGGCACAACGTGATGAAGACCTTCCGCCACGCGGCCCAGCGCGGCGGCATCCGGGTGGTGGCGTGTCGGCGGTCGGTATGCAGCATGCAGCAGGCTCTGCAGC
This genomic window from Bordetella petrii contains:
- a CDS encoding DUF2325 domain-containing protein is translated as MAAALSAVVVGADRLGNIPDLLKGHNISITHHISGRDPSHQKKTLQLPSGTQLVILLTDFLGHNVMKTFRHAAQRGGIRVVACRRSVCSMQQALQQCGLCSMH
- a CDS encoding CysB family HTH-type transcriptional regulator; this encodes MNLQQFRFVRETIRRDFNLTEAARMLYTSQPGVSKAIIEFEDELGIKIFERHGKRIKGLTKPGLAVSQVIDRIMREVDNLKKVSDEFARRDEGGLVIACTHTQARYLLPRVIPGFRKQFPKVHLSLAEGSPGQLAEMVLHEQADLALATESLALTPGLATLPVYAWEHTVVVRPDHPLAELTSSAAKNLTLAQLAEYPIVTYDRAFTGRSTIDEVFASQGIHPDIVLEAIDADVIKTYVDVGLGIGIIAGVAYDPRRDGNLVGLPVGHLFGTHTTRVGVKAGVFLRDYVYTFLEMMAPALTRQVVTEAVQGHGA
- a CDS encoding CoA-acylating methylmalonate-semialdehyde dehydrogenase yields the protein MSEVPSVPLLIGGKLVQSKTTEWRDVIDPATQQVVARVPFATREELDLAVSNAKEAFQSWRNAGQGARMRVMLKLQQLLRENTGKLAEMITREHGKTLPDAEGEVGRGLEVVEHACAIANLQLGEYAENAAGGIDVYTLIQPLGVCAGITAFNFPVMLPCFMFPIAVACGNTFVLKPSEQDPTSSLFLAQLALEAGLPPGVLNVVHGGPEIANGLCEHPDIKAVSFIGSTRVGSEIYQRASNAGKRCQAMMGAKNHCVILPDADPEVALNQLLGAAFGAAGQRCMAASVAVLVGEARNWLPDFVERAKGLKVNSGTDRKADLGPLVSPNAKKRVESLIQKGVDEGAKLLLDGRNLKVPGFEQGNFVGPTVFDGVTEDMTIYTEEIFGPVLSVVGVDTLEEAVAFINRNPNGNGVALFTQDGGAARYFQNNIDVGQVGINIPIPVPVAWFSFTGSRGSKLGDLGPNGKQAVQFWTQTKTVTARWSAHGRTVNTTISMR